In Carassius auratus strain Wakin chromosome 46, ASM336829v1, whole genome shotgun sequence, the following proteins share a genomic window:
- the LOC113064080 gene encoding uncharacterized protein LOC113064080, whose protein sequence is MAESAQNKGNSHALRPTTERHGTEPPNVTIDQMLENLNAYLDKRLGLRKCHDDICQKYSIKYSESGLWALPDIKRAYGKMQRLRTYTNRDGLSVILLKQIRQHLQRCETDKLQHEKKAEKAKVRALAEQLQTVKKDKERLLHQNDKLLTLLSKRLESKASSSSDNSDADINTHTEITKDKLKVRLAPVIIKNRRTKTENEEEYEEDGERRTRTVKKVIKKYVPYRTYQPATPEQVDKWSKELPDVYKQPRKVWQFLQRLQKIYNLHPLDSVMIVNVNLRDNDQQRLTESVERRIGESQENIEAGWEAVQTFLFELKPAEVNWAKITSCVQKTGESVAEFEERFRQTWMEHAGLNNNIEELCEDTSIPFKTIFVNGLKPEVSKTLKIRYDDWDSTGTKFMQIVEWSAKIERTQEVDLRVLQSKTLSYNNRTMGYEKSEYQRHSREKTQERFRHCNEEGHWIRDCKLRQSDDDHLLKRFQQLTAKQKQNLLNAVEPQGN, encoded by the coding sequence ATGGCTGAGTCTGCACAAAACAAAGGCAATAGTCATGCATTGAGGCCAACAACAGAAAGACATGGAACAGAACCTCCAAATGTTACCATTGATCAGATGTTGGAGAATCTGAATGCATATCTGGACAAAAGGCTGGGACTGAGGAAGTGCCATGATGACATCTGCCAGAAGTACAGCATCAAGTACTCAGAGAGTGGACTATGGGCTTTGCCGGACATTAAAAGGGCTTATGGAAAGATGCAGCGCTTAAGGACATACACCAACAGAGATGGCTTGTCTGTAATTTTGCTCAAACAAATTCGACAGCATCTACAGAGATGTGAAACTGACAAATTACAACATGAGAAAAAAGCAGAGAAAGCAAAGGTTCGAGCACTGGCTGAACAATTACAGACTGTAAAGAAGGACAAAGAAAGACTGttacatcagaatgacaagttgtTAACTTTGCTCTCCAAACGACTGGAATCAAAAGCTTCAAGCAGCTCTGATAACAGTGATGCAGATATCAACACACATACTGAAATTACAAAGGACAAACTGAAGGTTAGACTTGCTCCTGTAATTATTAAGAACAGaagaactaaaactgaaaatgaagagGAGTATGAGGAAGATGGTGAACGACGAACTCGCACAgtaaaaaaggtaataaagaaATATGTTCCATACAGAACATACCAGCCAGCTACTCCAGAGCAagttgacaaatggtcaaaagaaTTGCCAGATGTGTACAAGCAACCACGGAAAGTATGGCAATTTCTTCAACGCTTGCAGAAAATCTACAATTTACATCCACTGGACAGTGTGATGATTGTTAATGTGAACTTAAGAGACAATGACCAACAACGACTTACAGAAAGTGTTGAAAGAAGGATTGGTGAATCTCAAGAAAACATTGAAGCTGGATGGGAAGCGGTTCAAACCTTCTTATTTGAACTGAAACCTGCAGAGGTTAATTGGGCTAAAATTACCTCTTGTGTGCAGAAGACAGGAGAAAGTGTTGCAGAATTTGAAGAACGCTTCAGACAAACTTGGATGGAACATGCTGGTTTGAACAACAACATTGAAGAACTCTGTGAAGACACTAGCATCCCTTTTAAAACCATATTTGTGAATGGACTGAAACCTGAGGTTTCTAAAACTCTTAAAATCAGGTATGATGACTGGGACAGCACTGGAACAAAATTTATGCAGATTGTAGAATGGTCAGCAAAGATTGAAAGAACACAGGAAGTCGATCTCAGAGTTTTACAATCCAAAACCTTGTCATACAACAACAGGACAATGGGATACGAAAAAAGTGAATATCAGAGACACTCAAGAGAGAAAACTCAGGAAAGATTTAGACATTGCAACGAGGAAGGACACTGGATTCGTGATTGTAAGCTGAGACAAAGTGATGACGACCACCTGTTGAAGAGGTTTCAGCAGTTGACagccaaacaaaaacagaatCTGCTAAATGCTGTGGAGCCACAGGGAAACTGA